The Mucilaginibacter rubeus genomic interval ATACATGATCAACGAGATCGTGAGCCGTATTAAAGAGATCTGTGCCGAGCATGATACCATGGAACCGGATATCATCACCGAATTTGGTAAATATACTGTGGCTGAAGCTTCAGGTATCCTGTATAAAGTATTAGGCCGCAAACAACAGAATGATCGCGAACGTTGGTTAATGCTTGATGGTTCGTTCATCACCAACCTTCCTGATGTTTGGGCATTAAATCAAAAGTACATCCTGTTACCGGTTAATAACTGGGACTCGGAATATGAACGTGTTAACCTTGGTGGTATCACCTGTGATGGTCAGGATTACTACAATCAGGAAGCGCACATGAATAGCGTGTTTATGCCTAAAACCCGTAAGGTACAGTATTTAGGTTTCTTTAATACAGGAGCTTACCAGGAAGTACTAAGTGGCTATGGCGGTATCCACCACTGCTTGCTGCCATCACCTAAGCATGTAATCATTCGCCGTAACAGGGATGAAACTTTCAACTTTGAAGTATTTGGCGAAGAACAAAATAGTAAACAGGTATTAAAAATTCTGGGTTATACTACTTAATGGCATAATATCAGCATGAAAAAAAGAAAAGGTGGCCATATCAGCCACCTTTTCTTTTTAACGACCTATGGTGCCATCTCCGACACCGGCGCCTTCAACATTTTGATCTGGAAGATCTGCCAGGCTGCCATCCTCATGTAAAACTCTAAAGTTCATTTTTTGAGGACCTTTTGTTTCGAGGCAGGGATTGATCCGGGTGGTATTGTTATCACTGCCGGTTATACCACTTTCCCTTATCTCTTTAATGTTATCCTGCCCGGAGGCAGAATGATCGTCTCGATAATCACTCATGATTATTTCCTCCTATTCCTAAATCCCTTCGGTTCCGGGTTCATGACCCACCATACGGCCAGTTGTACGGCCTTGCGGACGGCTTTCAAAATCGGTTTTAGCCGGCCCTACTGAAGGGAATTCTTTTTTATTCGGTGGTGTTACGTCTGTTTGTTCACTAAACGATGCGTCTGCACTTTTATTTGGCTGATCAACCTCGGATTGACTATGAGTCCCTACCTTTTCTTTTTCAGGATTTTCTACCTCAGGTTTTTCGTCATAATCTACTATGTCATCCGCCTCATCCAAATCATCATCGTTTTCAAGATTCCGGTTAGCATGGGCTTGGTCGCCATTCACTGAAAATGAATTGGTATGATTCTCAAAATCGTTGCGGTTACTATTCTGGTTATCCCAGCTCTCATTATTGGTGTTCATAGGTTTTAATTTTAGTTGTTATTAAATAAACCTACAAAACAATTTTATTGTTTTAATTTTTATCTTTTTAAGAAACAATATTTCATATAAACTCAACAGCGATGATTGTCAAATTGCTTTTGTTAATTAGGGAAGAAGCATCCGCAACGGTTTAAGATAACCCAATAATAACATGCTATTGCGTAACACAATTCGCTCTGTTAAAGTGAATTAAGCATATAATTTAAAAACGATTTTAAAAATTAAAAAGTATGCTGAGGGCAGGTTACTTTATAACGATTATTGAGCAGGATGCCTAATACAATTTCATGCGAACCATGACTTACTGTATTTAAGGCAGATGTTGTAAAATCATAAGAGTAGCCAACATTGATCAATGAGTTTAAATTAAACCCAACCAATGCAGCGTATGAATCGTTACGACGGTATGAACCACCAATCCAGAACTTGTCCCGGAAGGACATTTTCATATTTACATCAAAAGTTACCGGCACAGGCGCTATAAATTTAAGCAAAGCCGAAGGCATTAATGTAATATCATCAGATACAAAAAGCTTAACACCGCCTGTTACAAAATAATGTGGTACGGTTTTATTTTGAACTGTTGTTGTAGATGTGGTTACATATAAATTTTGTGGCAGGATCTGCTGAACAGATGCCCCGAAGAAATAGTTTGACGAATATGCCCATACCCCCACTCCTAAATCGGGTTTCCATTGTGAGCCTGTGATGTTGTTGATAGTAGGGTCGTTAGGATCAACATAAGTAAGTTTACTTACATCAATCACATTGTGGCTAACACCAGCCGATACACCTACAGCTAAGTTTAATGTTTCGGTAAGGCCAAGATGATATGCGTATGTAGCATCAATATTGGTTTGTGTTATGGGCCCCGTTTTATCAGATACTACCATTAAACCAATACCATGATGTGGCTCGGCAGCCATATAATTTTGAGTGTATGACCTGCTTGAAGGGTTTAAACCGCCACCGGCAGGAAACGCGGTAGCATCCCCTTGTAAAAACCTGTTGCCTATAGGGGCATTCACCGAGACGTAAGAAGTTACCGGCGCTCCCTCAAGGCCAGTCCATTGGCTCCGGTAACCTAATTTTACATCGGTATAGTTTTCTATACCACTTAATGCAGGATTTAAAAGGTAGTTATTGAATACGTATTGAGTGTACTGCGGTCGTTGCTGAGCTTTTACTAACTGAGCTGCCGTAGCAATGATTATTAAAGTATATAAAATTCGCTTCATTTTTATCTGATAATGGTCACATTACCTGCAATAACCTCGCGGCCATTTTTGGGGTCAATAATATAATAATAAGTTCCGGGAGGCAAGTATGAACCGTTGTATCTGCCATCCCAAGGTACGCTATAACCAATAGACGAATATACCTTTTCTCCGTATCGGTTGTATACGTCAACCTTATTATTTGGATAACTTTCCAAATAATTAACATTCCAGAAATCATTCATCCCATCACCATTGGGAGTAAACGTATTGGGAATAACTAAAAACTTCAAAACCTTTACCGATACACTAGCCATTGCCTTACATCCGTGAGTCGAGGTAACTACCAGCTGGTAAGTAACATCTTGAGCAGGACTTGCCACCGGGGTAGCTATATCATCATGATCGAGCCCTGTTGCCGGCGTCCATTTATAGGTTAAGTTGTCATTATTTACAACGGGTTTTAAAATACGCTTTGTTCCCTCAAGCATAGTAAAATCCGGGCCTAATGAAACCAGAGGCGACGGATCAACCTTAACCTGCTGAAGAACCGTGTCTGCGCAAGCGTTTGCAGCTGTATAAATATACCGGATATCAAAAGTCCCGGCGCCTGAAACAGCCGGGTTAAATATACCATCGGCACTAATACCCGTTCCTGAAAACGTCCCTGCTCCAACAGTCCCATCAGGTTTGGGTATTAACTGGTATGGCTGCGATTCGATACAAAGAACAGGAGCCGGATCAAAAGTCACCAGAGGTGATGCTTTCAAATTAACAGGGAGTTCTATAGGGTCAGAACATAATGCGCCCGAATAAGCTACTGCTTTTAAAGTAACAACACGGGACCCTGTTGTAAACGAAGTATATTTGTGCCTCAGCTGCAACCCAAATGCAGGGTGATCATATACTACCGTGGTTGAAGGATCGCTACTGTCATAAGTAACCTCGAGCCGGGTAATTGCACCAAAATTAACAGAGGACTGATTTTCAAAAAACACCTCCTGGGCACTGCACAAGCCTGCCGGGTTCTGAATAACTATACCAACCTTAGGCTTGCTCCCATTAATTGTTAACGATTTGGGGGCCGATGTAATAGAACATCCATATTTGGAAGTAACCTTAAGTGTAACCTGGTAATTGCCGGCTAAAAAATGATGCTTAGGGTTTTTCTCGTGCGAAATATTAGGGTTGCCTGGAGTCGCGTTTGGATCGCCAAAGTTCCATTCGTAAGTAAAGTCAGTTTCTGTGGCATCGGCAATTGTACTTTGATCAGTAAACTGAGCAAAGTCCTCTTCACAGGCTTCCGGCAATAAAAAATCAACTACTGGCACAGGATAAACGTTAACAGGCAACTGGGCTGTATTACTTATGCAACCATTACTATTGGTAACAGTTAGTTTAACTAAGTAATTGCCAGGTTTGCTATACGTGTGGTTAAACGGATTTTTGCTTGTAAGGGTTTCAACCGGAGTATTATCATTAAAATCCCATAGCCAGCTCACAATATTCCCTTCGGTTGTTGTGGAGTTGTCTGTAAAAGTAATATCCTGCCCAACACAATTTGGCGATGAATAGCTAAATGAAGCAACGGGAGGTGCTGATATATGTACTTTTATAGGAACCGATGCTTCGCCGCACCCGTTTTCGTTAGTAATAAACAACGAAACCATATAGTCGCCTGGTTGGGCATATTTATGTTTGGGGTTCTGTACTACATCGGTCAGGCCATCTCCAAAATCCCATTTCCAACTTTTAATTTGCCGGGTACCGGATGTTGACTGATCCGTAAACTGGACGTTGCTACCCAAACAGGGATCAGCAAAAGTGAATTTTACAACCGGCGAAGCTGAGATATTAAAGTCAAATTCTATATCTTCATTTGTGCCGCATTCGTCGGCAATAGGGTTAAATACAGTGGCCACCACGCTATAGTCACCATCGTTGTAAACTACTCCATCTCCAGGATATTCATAAGTATACAGCACTTTTGAATCTTTTATTATTGAACCCGTTGGCACCGGGTTATTTATAAAAACAGCCGGACTGCCATTTTTTAAATCCCAGGTTATTTTATTAGTCTGAAAAGGTAATGTCAACTGTAACTTGTAATGCGTTTCAGCGCATCCGTTGGTCTGTATTGTATTATCAGATGGGTTTAGTAAGGCTATAAATTCGTTAAGGTTTTTAAGGTTTGTACCGGCAGCATATCCATAAGATTCCAGCTTGCCAAACCCGTAAGCTATTGCATTAAAACCGTCTGATGCTTTGATATTATGCACTCCGGCGTTTACGCTAATTTGCGCGTAAGAATAAATGCTATTGGGAACCGGCGAAAACTGGGTATAAGGAACTCCGTCAAGTGAAAACGTTGGCACCGCGGCAGTTTTAATAATTACATTAATGTAATTGTCAATGATCCTGTAGTTGCCTGTAGAGTTTAATGTAACATGATCAAGCGTTTGCTCGATAGGCGTTAAATATATCATTTCGGGGTCGCCGGTATCATTAGCTATGAGCTGGCAATTTAAGGCCTCTCCTTGGGTAACGGCATATTGAACTACCTGGATTGGCTTATCGGAGGTAATAATATTAGGCGTAGTTGAGGTAAACTCATAATATAAGCCGTTGATTAATCCTCCTTGCGGCGGAGCTCCGTTTACGGTGACATTTGCATCTGGTGAACTGAGTACTATTCTGATGATATCATAATTACGCCCTTTTAATGGCGCGGTTATATAATTTTTACCCCAAACAGCCAAAGGATAAACCTGCTGAAAAAGGTTATCCGACGATCCTTTATCGCCCTGGCATCCAATACTTATTTTTGAACTACCTGAAAAAACGGCAATCTTTTTACAGGCCCCGGTAGCGCTCACAATTGAGCGGATGCGGGTGCCGGTTAAATCAGCAGCAGATAACCCCTGGTATACTTCGCCTTTTTTTAAAGTTATAGTAAATGGCCGATTTGCGGGGATGCCGTTTAAGAGCGGCTGCGACGGCGTTATCTCTACAGTGGTATTATCTTCGGTTGCAATAATTGCAAAAGTTGAATATGATGGCACTCCTTCTGTGTTTTTTGTGCCATTGTTTGAGTTTGATACTTGCTGATAGTTAATGGAGAGATAATCCTTACCAAGGGTATTAACCGGGAGCAGCAAAGTGGCGCCAGATACATTCTCGGCAAAAATATGCGCATAAACCGCTACGGGTTTAAACGACGTAATATGAATTCCTTTTAAAAATTGCCCTTGATTTCCTATAAAAGCTCCTGGCGGAATATTTACAGTTAAGATATCTTTAGCTTTAACCTGGTAAGTGCTTGAAAAACTACCATCAGCAATCTCTACTGTGACAGCAGTATTTACATCGGAGGTTATGTAAAGCTCCATCTGACTGCCCCTGCCCAGTGCACCGGGATTGCCGGCTGCACCATCAACGTGGTCAATATATGCGGCGTAAAACTCCGTGCCCTGGTTTGAACCTTGTGCACGGGTATAAATAGCAAAACATATAAAAATAAGCGCAAGGCTTAATGATCGCAAAAAAGATATCCTGCTCAAAGGTTTTTAGTTGAATTTGGCCGGCAGCATTAAACTGCCCTTTAAAAGTACAAAAACCTTCAACTTAAGCTGGTAATTTAAAAAACAAAAGCGGGTTTAAAAAAACTTATCCGGGTTAGGTACCAGGTTCAGGAACTTTTCAAAGTTTTCTTCGTAATGCGATTGGTCAAGTTTGTAATAAAACGCCCCTTTTTTTGACGACAGCTTATCCTTCTCCGGAAGTTTTACCAGCAAGCCCGTTGAAAGCAACTTGCGGCTAAAGTTCCTGTCATCAAACTTGGTTTGATAAACACCTTCATAAAGGGCTTGTAATTGCGGAATGGTGAATTTTTCGGGTAGTAATTGGAATAATATAGGGTGAAGTGCCGCTTTGTAACGCAATTGTCTTTTAGCCATGCGTACCATTTCGTTGTGGTCAAATATCAGGTCGGGCATTTCATCCAGCAAAAACCATTCGGGATGATATTCTTCGCTTAACTGGGCTTCATACTGATGAATATCGATAAGCGCGAAATAGGCGACCGAAAGCGTTCTTTCTACCGGGTCACGTTCCGGCTTACCAAATACCTGAAACTGCTCCATGTATACGTTCTTAAGCCCTGTACGTAATTCAAGTACCCGGTTTGCAGCATCTTCGGGCGATTCGGTGGGTTTTATAAAGCCACCTATAAGGCTCCATTTGTGTATTTCGGGCTCAAGACCACGCTGAACAAGTAATAATTTGATGTTAGCCCCGTCAAATCCGAATATGATACAATCTGTTGCTACTAAAATGCGCGTTTCGCCGCTATACTTATGCATAACTTAGGTTAAGTTTATATGCAATGGTAAAAATAATTTAGCAATTATTTAGTGTTAATCGGACAACTAATTTTTTAAACTGTTTAACTAACCCTTTTTCCTTGAAGCAGCAGATCCATAGCATCATCAAATGATCCGGCCCTGATCACCTCTCCCGAGTTTACAAAGAAGATCTCATCGGCATTTTCAATTGTATTTAAACGGTGCGCTATAATCACCCGTGTGGTAGTTTCCGGCAAGTTATCTAAAATA includes:
- a CDS encoding NUDIX hydrolase, with protein sequence MHKYSGETRILVATDCIIFGFDGANIKLLLVQRGLEPEIHKWSLIGGFIKPTESPEDAANRVLELRTGLKNVYMEQFQVFGKPERDPVERTLSVAYFALIDIHQYEAQLSEEYHPEWFLLDEMPDLIFDHNEMVRMAKRQLRYKAALHPILFQLLPEKFTIPQLQALYEGVYQTKFDDRNFSRKLLSTGLLVKLPEKDKLSSKKGAFYYKLDQSHYEENFEKFLNLVPNPDKFF
- a CDS encoding type IX secretion system membrane protein PorP/SprF; amino-acid sequence: MKRILYTLIIIATAAQLVKAQQRPQYTQYVFNNYLLNPALSGIENYTDVKLGYRSQWTGLEGAPVTSYVSVNAPIGNRFLQGDATAFPAGGGLNPSSRSYTQNYMAAEPHHGIGLMVVSDKTGPITQTNIDATYAYHLGLTETLNLAVGVSAGVSHNVIDVSKLTYVDPNDPTINNITGSQWKPDLGVGVWAYSSNYFFGASVQQILPQNLYVTTSTTTVQNKTVPHYFVTGGVKLFVSDDITLMPSALLKFIAPVPVTFDVNMKMSFRDKFWIGGSYRRNDSYAALVGFNLNSLINVGYSYDFTTSALNTVSHGSHEIVLGILLNNRYKVTCPQHTF
- a CDS encoding PKD domain-containing protein, which translates into the protein MSRISFLRSLSLALIFICFAIYTRAQGSNQGTEFYAAYIDHVDGAAGNPGALGRGSQMELYITSDVNTAVTVEIADGSFSSTYQVKAKDILTVNIPPGAFIGNQGQFLKGIHITSFKPVAVYAHIFAENVSGATLLLPVNTLGKDYLSINYQQVSNSNNGTKNTEGVPSYSTFAIIATEDNTTVEITPSQPLLNGIPANRPFTITLKKGEVYQGLSAADLTGTRIRSIVSATGACKKIAVFSGSSKISIGCQGDKGSSDNLFQQVYPLAVWGKNYITAPLKGRNYDIIRIVLSSPDANVTVNGAPPQGGLINGLYYEFTSTTPNIITSDKPIQVVQYAVTQGEALNCQLIANDTGDPEMIYLTPIEQTLDHVTLNSTGNYRIIDNYINVIIKTAAVPTFSLDGVPYTQFSPVPNSIYSYAQISVNAGVHNIKASDGFNAIAYGFGKLESYGYAAGTNLKNLNEFIALLNPSDNTIQTNGCAETHYKLQLTLPFQTNKITWDLKNGSPAVFINNPVPTGSIIKDSKVLYTYEYPGDGVVYNDGDYSVVATVFNPIADECGTNEDIEFDFNISASPVVKFTFADPCLGSNVQFTDQSTSGTRQIKSWKWDFGDGLTDVVQNPKHKYAQPGDYMVSLFITNENGCGEASVPIKVHISAPPVASFSYSSPNCVGQDITFTDNSTTTEGNIVSWLWDFNDNTPVETLTSKNPFNHTYSKPGNYLVKLTVTNSNGCISNTAQLPVNVYPVPVVDFLLPEACEEDFAQFTDQSTIADATETDFTYEWNFGDPNATPGNPNISHEKNPKHHFLAGNYQVTLKVTSKYGCSITSAPKSLTINGSKPKVGIVIQNPAGLCSAQEVFFENQSSVNFGAITRLEVTYDSSDPSTTVVYDHPAFGLQLRHKYTSFTTGSRVVTLKAVAYSGALCSDPIELPVNLKASPLVTFDPAPVLCIESQPYQLIPKPDGTVGAGTFSGTGISADGIFNPAVSGAGTFDIRYIYTAANACADTVLQQVKVDPSPLVSLGPDFTMLEGTKRILKPVVNNDNLTYKWTPATGLDHDDIATPVASPAQDVTYQLVVTSTHGCKAMASVSVKVLKFLVIPNTFTPNGDGMNDFWNVNYLESYPNNKVDVYNRYGEKVYSSIGYSVPWDGRYNGSYLPPGTYYYIIDPKNGREVIAGNVTIIR